Genomic DNA from Streptomyces sp. GS7:
GGCCGGTGGACGTTCTTCTGCTCGGTGCCCCGTCGTCCGTGCGGCGTCGGCGGCACCTGATCATGATCGAGACCGAGCAAAAGGAGCGCGGGGCACATGGCGGGCACTGTGACGATGTACAGCACGACCTGGTGCGGCTACTGCCGTCGGCTGAAGGGGCAGATGGACCGCGAGGGCATCGCCTACACCGAGATCAACATCGAGCAGGACCCGGAGTCCGCGGCGTTCGTGGAGAAGGCAAACGGCGGCAACCAGACGGTGCCGACCGTGCTCTTCCCCGATGGCACGACGCTGACCAACCCGTCCCTGGCGCAGGTCAAGCAGAAGGTGGGCGCGGCCTGAGGGCCGGGCGCACCGCGTAGGACGGCCGTCGGCCGGTCCGGTGAGGGAGCCGGCCGACGGCCCGTGCGTCACGGCTTGGGCAACGGCTTGCCGTACCACATCTCGATGAGCCGGGCGGCGATGGAGATGCCGTAGGGCGGCAGGACCTCGCCGGATTCGAAGGCGGCGCGCAGGTCCTCCCGCGAGAACCACCGGGCTTCCTCGATCTCCTCGCCGTCCACCTGGATCTCGGACGAGGTGGCGCGGGCCATGAAGCCCAGCATCAGGCTGGACGGGAAGGGCCAGGGCTGGCTGGCGATGTACTCGACGTCGCCGACGACGACACCGGCCTCCTCGAAGACCTCCCGGGCGACGGACTGCTCGATGGACTCGCCCGGCTCGACGAAGCCCGCCAGGGTCGAGAAGCGGCCCTCGGGCCAGTGGACCTGCCGGCCCAGCAACGCGCGGTCCTCCTCGTCGGTGACGAGCATGATCACCGCGGGGTCGGTGCGCGGGTAGTGCTCGGCGCCGCAGGCCGGGCAGCGGCGGATGTGGCCGGCGGCGGCGATGACCGTGCGCTCCCCGCAGCGGGAGCAGAAGCGGTGCAGGCGCTGCCAGTTCTCCAGGGCCACGGCGTGGACGAGCAGCCCGGCGTCGCGCGGCGAGAGCAGCAGGCCCGCCTCGCGCAGGCCCGCGGGGCGCGCGGACTGGTCCATGCGGCCGGGGAGCGCGTCCTTCTGGAGCGCGAAGTAGCTGACGCCGTTCTCGTCGGTGCCGAGGTAGTAGCGGTGTGCCTCGGTCAGCGGCGCCTCGAAGGACGGCGTCATGATCAGCTCGGTACGGCCGTCGGGGGTGTCGTCGATCAGTGCCTGGCCCCCGGACACCACGAAGACGCGCGTCGTCGGGTGGCTCCAGGCCGCCGCCAGCCATGCCTCGTCGAGCCGGTGGTGGGCGGAGCGGTCGATTCCGCTCGGCGCGCTGAAGGTGATCGGCCGGTCGGCCGTGTGGTCGGTCCAGGTGGTCACTGCTGTTTCCAACTCCCCCTATGGCGTGGGTGATTGCTGCGTACGGGCGCGGAACGGTACGGCGGTACGCGCACGGGTCAGGCGGCGCGCCAGGTCTCTGCCAGGTCGCCCCACAGGTGGGCGGCGGTCTCGACGCCTTTCATCAGCAGGTCGAGCTCGACCTTCTCGTTCGGTGCGTGCCAGCCGTCGGACGGGACGGAGATTCCGAGGAAGAGGACCGGGGCGCCGAGGACGTCCTGGAGGTCGGCGGCCGGGCCCGAACCGCCCTCGCGGGTGAAGCGGATCTTCGTTTCGAAGGCCCGCCCCATGGCGCGCACGACGGACTGGAGCGCGGGGTGGTCGAGCGGGGTGAGGCAGGGGCGGGTGGCGCCCCAGAACGTGATGTCGTGGCGGATGCCGGCCGGGAGGCGGTCGGCCACCCAGTCGCGTACGGACTGCTGGACGGCGGCGGCGTCCTGGCCGGCGACCAGGCGGAAGGAGAGCTTCAGCTGGGCGGCGGCCGGGACGATGGTCTTGCCGCCGGGGCCCTGGTAGCCGCCGCCGATGCCGTTGACCTCGGCGGTGGGGCGGGCCCAGATGCGCTCCAGGGTCGTGCTGCCGGCCTCGCCGAGGGCGGCGTGGGAGTGCGCGGTGCGCAGCCACTGCTCCTCGTCGAAGGGCAGCTCGGCGAAGAGCTCGCGCTCGCGGTCGGTGAGCTCGATCACGCCGTCGTAGAAGCCGGGGACGGCGACCTTGCGGTCGGTGTCGTGGAGCGCGGCGGCGAGCCGGGCGGCCTCGGTGGCGGGGTTGGGGACCGCGCCACCGAACGAGCCGGAGTGGATGTCCTGGTCCGGGCCGTACAGATCGATCTGACAGTCCGTCAGGCCGCGCATGCCGGTGCAGACGGTGGGGGTGTCCCTGGACCACATGCCGGTGTCGGAGACGATCACCGCGTCGCAGGCGAGGCGGTCGGCGTGCTTCTCGATCAGGGCCGGGAAGTGCGGCGAGCCGGACTCCTCCTCACCCTCGATGAGCAGCTTGAGGTTGACCGCGGGGGCGGTGCGGCCGGTGGCGGCGAGGTGCGCCCGCACGCCCAGGGTGTGGAAGAAGACCTGGCCCTTGTCGTCGGCGGCGCCGCGGGCGTAGAGCTTGCCGTCGACGGTCTGCGGCTCGAAGGGGTCGGTGTGCCAGCCGTCCTCGCGTGCGGCGGGCTGGACGTCGTGGTGGCCGTAGACCAGCACGGTCGGCGCGGACGGGTCCCCGGAAGGCCACTCGGCGAAGACCGCGGGCAGGCCCTCGGTCTCCCAGATCTCGGTGGTCGCAAAGCCCGTCTCCGCGAGCTTGCCGGCGAGCCATTCGGCGCTGCGGCGCACATCGGCGGCCCGCTCGGGGTCGGCGGAAACGGACGGGATGCGCAGCCACTCCGCGAGGTCGTCGAGAAAGGCTTCGCGGTGGTCGGCGAGGTACGCGCGGACGGCGCTGTCCGGGGTGGTGCTCATACGGCGAGCCTATCGGCCTTCCGGGGGATACCGGCCGGCGGTATCGCCCAGCAGAATCCGTTCGAGCCCGGCCCGGCCCGGCAGGCCGGCGGGTCTCACCACCTCGCCGGTGCGCACGAAGACGAAGGCGGCGCCCACCTCTGACGGCGGCAGGCCGTACCGCTCGGCCCAGGCCAGGCGGTAGACGGCCAGCTGCAGGGGGTCGGCGGCGCCGGTGCTCCGGGGGCCGTCCGGCAGGGTCCGGCCGGTCTTCCAGTCGATGATCTCGAAGCGGTCGCCGTCCGGGCCGCGCTCCTTGTAGACGGCGTCGATCCGGCCGCGGATCACCCGTCCCGCGAGCGTTATCTGGAACGGGACCTCCACCCGGAAGGGGGTCCGTCGGGCATACGGGGTGCGGGCGAACGCCTCCTTGAGGGCTTCGAGGTCCTGCTCGTCGGCGATGTCCGCCTCCTCGCCGGGCCCGGCGCCCGGGAGCTCGTCCGGGCCGAGGAGCGGCAGGGCCAGCTCCTCGAAGCGGGACTGGACCCAGGCGTGGAAGCGGGTGCCGCGGCGGGCGGCGGGCTGTGGCGGGCGCGGCATCGGGCGGGCCAGCTCGCGGGCGAAGCCGTCCGGGTCGGCGGCGAGCGCGAGCAGCTGGGTGGCGGTGAGCGAGGCCGGCAGTGGGACGTCCCGGACCCGGGCGCGGGAACGCCGCAGCTCGGCGGCGAGCGCGGCCAGATCGCGGTCCCAGGAGCCCACGGTGCGGCGCTCCTCGGGAAGGAGGGCGGGCGGACCGCCGTCGGCCGCGGCGGGATCGGGGAGGTCGGACTCGGCGGAGCGCTGGGCGCCGATGCGGGGGTGCGGCGGCGGGGCGGCGCCGGTGTGCGCGGCACCCGCTGCGGGGGCGGGCGACGGGGCGCTTGCGCCGTCGGACGGTTCGGCCCCGGGGAGGCCGGACGGGTCGTCCCCGTACGGGTCCCCATACGGGTCCTCGCAGGGGTCGGGGTCGTAGGGACCGGACTCGTACGGGTCGGAGTCGAAGGGGTGGTCGGAGCCGGAGTCGAAAGGGTCGGGCTCGTAGGGGGCGTCGTCGGGGGCGTCCGGCCACTCCTCGTCCGCCGGCGGGGGCGGCCACTCCGGGTCGTGGGCGGGCGCGGGCGGGACGGGCGCGGGCGCGGCCCGGCGGCTGCGCTCCAGATGGCCGCGGACCTCGGTGGCGGCGGCGCGGCGGCGGGCCATGGCCGTGGGGTCCAGCGGCAGCGGCCAGGGCTGGTCGGCGGCGGCCTCGGCGAGGGCCGGGTTCTCGGCGCCCTCCTCCGGGGGGTCGGCCCAGAACTCGATCTCGCCGTGGCCGGCCTCGCAGTGCGCGCGGAGGGCCTCCAGGAAGGCGGACGGGCCCCGCGGGCGCTTCTGGTTGGGGCCCCACCAGTGACCGGAGCCGAGGAGCAGGGAGCGCGGGCGGGTGAAGGTGACGTAGCCGAGGCGGAGTTCCTCGGTCGCCTGGTGGTGCTTCATCGCCTCCTTGAAGTCCTTCAGGCCGCGGGCGGTCCACTCCGCCACGTCGGGGAGGGTCGCGGCATCGCCCCGGAGGGCGTGCGGCAGGACCTTGGGCCGGCTGATCCACGCCTCCCGGGCCTGCTCGCTGGGGAACTGCTTGGCGACCAGGCCGGGCACCGCGACCACGTCCCATTCCAAGCCCTTGGACTTGTGCGCGGTGAGCACCTTGACGGTGTTCTCGCCGCCGGGAAGCGAGCTGTCCAGGCCCTTCTCGTACTGGACGGCGGCGCGCAGGAAGCCGAGGAAGGCGAGGAGTGTCGCCTCGCCGTCGAGGGCGGCGCCGCCCTCCTTGGCGGCGAAGCCGGCGGCGATGTCGAGGAAGGTGCCCAGCGTCTCGCGGCGGCGGGCGGCGAGAGCATGGGGGGAGGCGGACAGCTCGACCTCCAGGCCGGTGACGGCGAGGACCCGGTGCAGGACGTCCATCAGGGGATCGCCCAACGAGCGCCGCAGATCACGGAGTTCGGTGGCCAGGCGGGCGAAGCGGACCCGCGCCTCCGGGGAGAACGGCAGGCCGTCGTCGGGGCCGTCGGCCTCCAGGAACGTGTCCAGGGCGTCGGCGAGCGAGACGGTCTCCGCGGGGTCGACGCCCTCCACGGCTTCGGCCAGCCGCTGTTCGGGGTCGTCGTCCGAGGTGCCCCGGTGGCCGGAGGTGTGGGCGAGGGTGCGGGCGCGGCGGCCCAGCAGCGCCAGGTCTCGGGGGCCGATCCGCCAGCGGGGGCCGATCAGCAGGCGGACCAGGGAGGCGTTGGCGGTCGGGTCCTGGAGGACGTCGCAGACGGCGACCAGGTCGGCGATCTCGGGCAGGTGCAGCAGCCCGGAGAGGCCGACGACCTCCACCGGGATGTCCCTCGCGACCAGTTCGCCCTGGATACGGGCGAAGTCGGAGGCGGTGCGGCAGAGCACCGCGATCTCGCCGGGCGGCGTGCCCGTGCGGACCAGGTGGGCGAGGGAGTCGGCGATCCAGGTCAGCTCTTCGGCGTGGGTGGGCAGCAGAGCGCAGCGCACCACGCCGTCCCGCTCGGCGCCGGGGGCGGGGCGCAGCGCCTCGACGCCGGCGTGCATCGCCCGCAGGGGGGCGGCGAGGCCGTTGGCGAGGTCGAGGAGGCGGCCGCCGCTGCGGCGGTTCTCGCTGAGGGCGAAGCGGCGGGCCGGGGCCCCGTCGGCGAACGGGAAGTGGGCGGGGAAGTCGTCGAGATTGGCCACGGAGGCGCCGCGCCAGCCGTAGATGGCCTGGCAGGGGTCGCCGACGGCGGTGACGGCGTGGCCGGTGGGGTCCCCGGTGCCGGCCCCGAACAGCCCGGACAGCAGCATCCGCTGGGCGACGGAGGTGTCCTGGTATTCGTCGAGGAGGACGACGCGGAACTCCTCGCGGAGGATCCGGCCGACCTCGGGGCGGGTGGTGGCGAGGGTCGCGGACAGCGCGATCTGGTCGCCGAAGTCGAGGAGGTCG
This window encodes:
- the nudC gene encoding NAD(+) diphosphatase — protein: MTTWTDHTADRPITFSAPSGIDRSAHHRLDEAWLAAAWSHPTTRVFVVSGGQALIDDTPDGRTELIMTPSFEAPLTEAHRYYLGTDENGVSYFALQKDALPGRMDQSARPAGLREAGLLLSPRDAGLLVHAVALENWQRLHRFCSRCGERTVIAAAGHIRRCPACGAEHYPRTDPAVIMLVTDEEDRALLGRQVHWPEGRFSTLAGFVEPGESIEQSVAREVFEEAGVVVGDVEYIASQPWPFPSSLMLGFMARATSSEIQVDGEEIEEARWFSREDLRAAFESGEVLPPYGISIAARLIEMWYGKPLPKP
- a CDS encoding mycoredoxin; translation: MAGTVTMYSTTWCGYCRRLKGQMDREGIAYTEINIEQDPESAAFVEKANGGNQTVPTVLFPDGTTLTNPSLAQVKQKVGAA
- a CDS encoding ATP-dependent helicase, whose protein sequence is MSARITDPEQLKELLGIPFTPEQTACITAPPAPQVIVAGAGSGKTTVMAARVVWLVGTGQVAPEQVLGLTFTNKAAGELAERVRAALLAAGVTDPDALAGGAAGPDSPPGEPRISTYHAFAGQLLKDHGLRIGLEPSARLLADATRFQLAARTLRAAPGPYPSLTTSLPSLVEDLLALDGELAEHLVDPAALRTYDTGLLATLDAARLTNADLRKAPETVRGRLELLDLVGAYRGEKRRRDLLDFGDQIALSATLATTRPEVGRILREEFRVVLLDEYQDTSVAQRMLLSGLFGAGTGDPTGHAVTAVGDPCQAIYGWRGASVANLDDFPAHFPFADGAPARRFALSENRRSGGRLLDLANGLAAPLRAMHAGVEALRPAPGAERDGVVRCALLPTHAEELTWIADSLAHLVRTGTPPGEIAVLCRTASDFARIQGELVARDIPVEVVGLSGLLHLPEIADLVAVCDVLQDPTANASLVRLLIGPRWRIGPRDLALLGRRARTLAHTSGHRGTSDDDPEQRLAEAVEGVDPAETVSLADALDTFLEADGPDDGLPFSPEARVRFARLATELRDLRRSLGDPLMDVLHRVLAVTGLEVELSASPHALAARRRETLGTFLDIAAGFAAKEGGAALDGEATLLAFLGFLRAAVQYEKGLDSSLPGGENTVKVLTAHKSKGLEWDVVAVPGLVAKQFPSEQAREAWISRPKVLPHALRGDAATLPDVAEWTARGLKDFKEAMKHHQATEELRLGYVTFTRPRSLLLGSGHWWGPNQKRPRGPSAFLEALRAHCEAGHGEIEFWADPPEEGAENPALAEAAADQPWPLPLDPTAMARRRAAATEVRGHLERSRRAAPAPVPPAPAHDPEWPPPPADEEWPDAPDDAPYEPDPFDSGSDHPFDSDPYESGPYDPDPCEDPYGDPYGDDPSGLPGAEPSDGASAPSPAPAAGAAHTGAAPPPHPRIGAQRSAESDLPDPAAADGGPPALLPEERRTVGSWDRDLAALAAELRRSRARVRDVPLPASLTATQLLALAADPDGFARELARPMPRPPQPAARRGTRFHAWVQSRFEELALPLLGPDELPGAGPGEEADIADEQDLEALKEAFARTPYARRTPFRVEVPFQITLAGRVIRGRIDAVYKERGPDGDRFEIIDWKTGRTLPDGPRSTGAADPLQLAVYRLAWAERYGLPPSEVGAAFVFVRTGEVVRPAGLPGRAGLERILLGDTAGRYPPEGR
- a CDS encoding dipeptidase, encoding MSTTPDSAVRAYLADHREAFLDDLAEWLRIPSVSADPERAADVRRSAEWLAGKLAETGFATTEIWETEGLPAVFAEWPSGDPSAPTVLVYGHHDVQPAAREDGWHTDPFEPQTVDGKLYARGAADDKGQVFFHTLGVRAHLAATGRTAPAVNLKLLIEGEEESGSPHFPALIEKHADRLACDAVIVSDTGMWSRDTPTVCTGMRGLTDCQIDLYGPDQDIHSGSFGGAVPNPATEAARLAAALHDTDRKVAVPGFYDGVIELTDRERELFAELPFDEEQWLRTAHSHAALGEAGSTTLERIWARPTAEVNGIGGGYQGPGGKTIVPAAAQLKLSFRLVAGQDAAAVQQSVRDWVADRLPAGIRHDITFWGATRPCLTPLDHPALQSVVRAMGRAFETKIRFTREGGSGPAADLQDVLGAPVLFLGISVPSDGWHAPNEKVELDLLMKGVETAAHLWGDLAETWRAA